A stretch of the Melanotaenia boesemani isolate fMelBoe1 chromosome 24, fMelBoe1.pri, whole genome shotgun sequence genome encodes the following:
- the LOC121635465 gene encoding uncharacterized protein LOC121635465, giving the protein MELLKMCLVLLLPLSVCFYSEVTLVKTVGKETDVTPLCTNETLDQIVCKMRTERMGGEECRLLYRHGHNFINECGSKFKLVTINQTVFLHLSSLTPADGGNYTCECVNLNGTFFYHLNITVEENEEGSSFTEDAFPHVFVGVTVLIVVILVILGFIYRKLRLRKRAESVSIPPDWELLDIEPYSIFRHTGSGLYSVVKVKTNESTILTTEDINLP; this is encoded by the exons ATGGAACTATTGAAGATGTGCTTGGTTTTGCTTCTACcactttctgtgtgtttttacagtgAAG TGACTCTTGTGAAGACAGTCGGGAAGGAAACAGATGTTACTCCATTATGCACCAACGAAACACTTGACCAGATAGTGTGTAAGATGAGAACAGAGAGGATGGGAGGAGAAGAGTGTCGTCTGCTGTATCGACATGGACACAACTTCATAAATGAATGTGGCTCCAAGTTCAAACTTGTGACAATAAATCAGACTGTGTTTCTGCACCTGAGCAGTTTAACACCAGCAGATGGAGGAAACTACACATGTGAGTGTGTTAATCTCAATGGAACATTTTTTTACCACCTCAACATCACAGTGGAAG AAAATGAAGAAGGCAGCAGTTTTACCGAAGACgcatttcctcatgtttttgttggtgTGACTGTGCTCATTGTTGTAATTTTGGTTATTCTGGGATTTATCTACAGAAAACTACGCCTTCG AAAACGAGCAGAATCCGTGAGCATTCCTCCAGATTGG GAGCTGCTGGACATTGAGCCGTACAGCATCTTCAGACATACAGGAAGTGGACTTTATTCAGTTGTCAAAGTGAAAACGAACGAGTCAACTATATTAACCACAGAAGACATAAATTTACCATAA